A genomic region of Jeotgalibaca ciconiae contains the following coding sequences:
- a CDS encoding bifunctional 2-keto-4-hydroxyglutarate aldolase/2-keto-3-deoxy-6-phosphogluconate aldolase yields MSVKRDTLNQLQENFLFAVVRGSTQEEGYEVSKAVYKGGIKNIEVTFSTPNAEKVMRQLSDEFAGTDMVVGAGTVLDEVAARIAILNGAKFVVSPSYNEKIAKMCNLYTVPYLPGCGSITEVTMALEAGCEVVKLFPGGLLGPGFIKDLHGPIPWVEAMPSGGVSLDNMDKWIANGAWAVGVGSALTKGLKDGGYESVEAAAKEFADKLATILAD; encoded by the coding sequence ATGAGCGTCAAAAGAGATACTCTAAACCAATTGCAAGAAAATTTTTTGTTTGCAGTAGTTCGTGGTTCCACACAAGAAGAAGGTTACGAAGTTTCGAAAGCTGTCTACAAGGGTGGCATTAAAAACATCGAAGTAACATTTTCTACGCCAAATGCAGAAAAAGTAATGCGTCAACTTTCAGATGAGTTTGCTGGAACAGATATGGTTGTAGGAGCAGGGACTGTATTGGATGAAGTCGCAGCACGTATTGCAATTTTAAATGGTGCAAAATTTGTTGTAAGCCCTTCTTATAATGAAAAAATCGCTAAAATGTGTAACCTATACACAGTTCCATACTTACCAGGCTGTGGTTCAATTACAGAAGTAACAATGGCTCTTGAAGCTGGTTGTGAAGTTGTTAAATTGTTCCCAGGCGGCTTGTTAGGTCCTGGTTTCATTAAAGATTTACATGGTCCGATTCCTTGGGTGGAAGCAATGCCATCAGGCGGTGTTTCATTAGATAATATGGACAAATGGATTGCGAATGGAGCTTGGGCTGTTGGAGTAGGAAGCGCACTAACCAAAGGCCTTAAAGATGGCGGATATGAAAGCGTAGAAGCAGCAGCAAAAGAATTTGCTGATAAATTAGCGACAATTCTAGCTGACTAA
- a CDS encoding IclR family transcriptional regulator yields the protein MATKEEQLGTSKVQSIDRAVLILETLADHSSLGLGELSEKVGLHKATTHRIVHSLIENGFIEQLDETKQYRVSLRMFELGNKRVQNIDFINVAKSNIRQLSEEIKQTVHLVIEDNDEILYIDKYGDYHESKMRSKIGLKAPLYCTAVGKAMLAMRTNNEISAYWENLELEQKTEHTLTNYKHFIEEIEKVREDGYALDDEEFEYGVFCVGSIFSSYKESVAGAISISLPIEEKTNKEHYIRKTCEYAERITQLLGGSLNYLSK from the coding sequence ATGGCTACAAAAGAAGAACAATTAGGTACTTCAAAAGTACAATCGATTGACCGAGCAGTATTAATTTTAGAAACTCTAGCAGATCACAGTAGTTTAGGACTAGGAGAACTAAGCGAAAAAGTAGGTCTGCATAAAGCAACTACTCACAGAATCGTTCACTCCTTAATTGAGAACGGATTTATTGAACAATTAGATGAGACGAAGCAATATCGAGTGTCGTTAAGAATGTTTGAGTTGGGCAACAAGAGAGTGCAAAATATTGACTTTATTAACGTTGCAAAAAGTAACATCAGACAATTGTCAGAAGAAATTAAACAAACAGTCCATTTAGTTATCGAAGATAACGATGAAATCCTTTACATTGACAAATATGGGGACTACCATGAGTCTAAGATGCGCTCAAAAATTGGATTGAAAGCACCCTTATATTGTACGGCAGTTGGGAAAGCAATGTTAGCGATGCGAACAAATAACGAAATTAGTGCTTATTGGGAAAATTTAGAACTTGAGCAGAAAACAGAACATACTCTTACGAATTACAAGCACTTTATCGAAGAAATAGAAAAAGTAAGAGAGGATGGTTATGCACTGGATGATGAAGAGTTTGAGTATGGGGTATTTTGCGTAGGCTCTATTTTTTCTAGCTATAAAGAATCCGTTGCAGGTGCCATTAGTATTTCATTGCCAATCGAGGAGAAAACGAATAAAGAGCACTATATACGGAAAACTTGTGAATATGCTGAAAGAATTACCCAATTATTAGGCGGTTCTTTGAATTATCTGAGTAAATGA
- a CDS encoding ABC transporter ATP-binding protein — MKTVKRLLSYMKYDKLKFIFGFMLLIIAVSTDLYAPLVAQQVIDDVITPSAATGQSYGSVLVRLLVLYAGLMLVTAILRYISFLLLTKTANKIVKIIRDQAYRHLQKLPIRYFDNLPAGKVVSQITNDTEVLRQQFYVVTISNVMLNVIYVIGTYFAITRLHKGLGLALLVLLPLMYFWHKMYSKYAGKFSRQERELNSEINGKINESVQGMSIIQAFQQEEQVAEEFNTVNNAWFEVERKYVLLDSAAQFTLGGLLRHITLLLLMVYFGTQYLDGVLGISIGTLYVFGDYITRLYDPIQGIIQQMAFVQQAIAAGERVFKLLDTSTEEEAEGTLEIAEGKVEFNQVSFGYTDETKVLKNIHFTANPGETVALVGHTGSGKSSIMNLLFRFYDPQEGEIRIDGQNTKESSRKSVRESMGIVLQDPFLFTGTIESNISLENPSITSEMAKNALEKVGGVQMISHFEKGLQEPVVEKGSTLSSGQRQLISFARALAYDPKILILDEATSSIDTETEEIIQHAMDVLKEGRTTFIIAHRLSTIQHADQILVLDNGEIVERGNHDYLLRQNGKYAEMYRMQKKSIAEAI; from the coding sequence ATGAAAACAGTAAAACGATTATTATCGTATATGAAATATGATAAGTTGAAATTTATTTTTGGTTTTATGTTGCTGATTATTGCAGTTTCTACCGATTTGTATGCACCTCTGGTTGCGCAACAAGTCATTGATGATGTCATCACTCCTTCAGCCGCTACGGGGCAATCCTACGGCAGTGTGTTGGTTCGACTGTTAGTGTTATACGCTGGACTAATGTTAGTTACTGCAATTTTGCGCTATATCAGTTTTCTATTATTAACGAAAACAGCTAATAAAATTGTTAAAATCATCCGTGATCAGGCATACCGCCATTTACAAAAGCTGCCGATTCGTTATTTTGATAACTTGCCAGCAGGAAAAGTGGTATCTCAAATTACAAATGACACAGAAGTGCTACGTCAACAATTTTATGTTGTAACAATCAGTAATGTCATGTTAAATGTGATTTATGTAATTGGAACCTATTTTGCGATTACAAGGCTTCATAAAGGTCTTGGCTTGGCTTTACTGGTTTTACTGCCTTTGATGTATTTTTGGCATAAGATGTACAGTAAGTACGCAGGAAAATTCAGTCGTCAAGAAAGAGAATTGAACAGTGAAATTAATGGAAAAATTAATGAGTCTGTTCAAGGTATGTCAATTATCCAAGCATTCCAACAAGAAGAACAAGTTGCGGAAGAATTTAATACCGTCAATAATGCCTGGTTTGAAGTAGAACGGAAATATGTACTGCTCGATTCAGCTGCTCAATTTACGTTGGGTGGATTGTTGCGCCATATTACATTGTTGTTGCTGATGGTTTATTTTGGAACACAATACTTAGACGGAGTGTTGGGGATTTCCATTGGTACCTTGTATGTATTTGGAGATTATATCACACGGTTGTATGATCCAATTCAAGGAATTATACAACAGATGGCTTTTGTGCAACAAGCCATTGCTGCTGGAGAAAGAGTCTTTAAATTATTGGATACAAGTACGGAAGAAGAAGCTGAAGGAACCTTGGAAATAGCGGAAGGAAAAGTAGAATTTAATCAAGTAAGTTTTGGTTATACAGATGAAACGAAAGTATTGAAGAATATTCATTTTACGGCAAACCCTGGAGAAACGGTAGCCTTAGTCGGACATACGGGTTCAGGGAAAAGTTCCATTATGAATTTGCTGTTCCGTTTTTACGATCCGCAAGAAGGCGAGATTCGGATAGATGGTCAAAATACAAAAGAATCTTCTCGTAAAAGTGTTCGTGAATCAATGGGAATTGTTTTGCAAGATCCATTTCTGTTCACTGGAACGATTGAATCGAATATTTCGCTAGAAAATCCATCCATTACTTCTGAAATGGCAAAAAACGCGTTAGAAAAAGTAGGCGGAGTCCAAATGATTTCGCATTTTGAAAAAGGACTTCAAGAACCGGTAGTAGAGAAGGGAAGCACCTTAAGTTCTGGACAACGACAATTAATTTCCTTTGCCAGAGCGTTGGCGTACGATCCGAAAATTTTAATTTTGGATGAAGCAACCTCTAGTATCGATACGGAAACGGAAGAAATCATTCAACATGCAATGGACGTGTTAAAGGAAGGAAGAACAACCTTTATCATTGCCCATCGACTTTCTACCATTCAACATGCCGATCAAATTTTAGTATTGGATAATGGAGAAATTGTTGAACGAGGAAACCATGATTACTTATTGAGACAAAATGGTAAATATGCGGAAATGTATCGTATGCAAAAGAAAAGTATTGCGGAAGCAATCTAA
- a CDS encoding ABC transporter ATP-binding protein, with translation MFDVMFKLKGFFKENWKDYTISLITMMGSNLFSVFIPFLIGRMIDSIVREELTSPLLKTFGTLFLISLLAAYLLEFIWSYYLFTGAAKLQRGMRKKMMDHFLKMRSTFYEKFRTGDLMARSTQDIRSIADTAGYGMMVLMNATLFLTVIVLMMGMSVSWKLTFFSLLPLALLAYLFGKLGDIVEKRYSAAQEAFSSLNNDVLEVVDGIRVIRAYVKEDDYVEKFHQQTESMLKKNNRVADANALFSPLTKIIISLSNVIAFGYGANLVMRGSLSVGDMVAFQMYLGMIVWPIISIGELTNVLRQGSASMERVEKVLGTGDDMESGGEKVIETVDDIVMHGLSFKYPSSQDLNLDRIDITIPKGKTLGIVGKTGAGKTTFIRQLLRQYPLGNGEFRVGEDPILNYRGKAIQNLIGYVPQDHVLFSKSVRDNIAFGKGSATDDEVMESVRIASFEDDLKKMSQGLDTMIGEKGVSISGGQKQRISIARALIKNPEILILDDSLSAVDANTEQKIVENIKRVRTGKTTIISTHRLSAVKQADEIIVMEDGKITERGSHDELIGRHGWYYTQYLRQELKAGADE, from the coding sequence ATGTTTGATGTAATGTTTAAGTTGAAAGGCTTTTTTAAAGAGAATTGGAAAGACTACACAATCTCATTAATAACCATGATGGGAAGTAATCTGTTTAGCGTATTTATTCCTTTTTTGATTGGTCGGATGATTGATTCAATCGTTCGAGAGGAACTAACGAGTCCTTTATTAAAAACGTTTGGCACACTCTTTTTAATTAGTTTGCTTGCGGCCTACCTATTAGAATTTATTTGGTCCTATTATCTATTTACAGGTGCAGCAAAACTTCAAAGAGGCATGCGTAAAAAAATGATGGATCATTTCTTGAAAATGCGATCAACTTTTTACGAGAAGTTTCGAACCGGTGATTTAATGGCTCGTTCAACGCAAGATATTCGTTCCATCGCGGATACTGCCGGTTATGGAATGATGGTATTAATGAATGCGACATTATTTTTAACGGTCATTGTTTTAATGATGGGAATGTCAGTGTCATGGAAATTAACATTCTTTAGTTTGTTGCCACTGGCTCTGTTAGCGTATCTATTTGGAAAACTAGGGGATATTGTTGAGAAACGATACTCAGCCGCACAAGAGGCTTTCTCTTCTTTAAACAATGATGTGTTAGAAGTTGTAGATGGCATTCGTGTTATTCGAGCTTACGTAAAAGAAGATGACTATGTAGAAAAGTTTCATCAGCAAACTGAAAGCATGTTGAAGAAAAACAATCGAGTTGCGGATGCGAATGCACTGTTTTCTCCCTTAACAAAAATCATTATCAGTTTGAGTAATGTGATCGCATTTGGATATGGAGCAAATCTGGTCATGAGAGGCTCTTTGTCAGTGGGCGATATGGTTGCTTTTCAAATGTATCTGGGTATGATCGTTTGGCCGATTATTTCGATTGGAGAACTGACGAATGTGTTGCGTCAAGGCAGCGCGTCGATGGAACGTGTTGAAAAAGTTCTTGGTACCGGTGACGATATGGAATCTGGTGGTGAGAAAGTAATTGAGACAGTAGATGATATTGTCATGCATGGTTTATCCTTTAAGTATCCATCCAGCCAGGATCTCAATCTCGATAGGATCGATATAACGATTCCAAAAGGAAAAACATTGGGAATTGTTGGGAAAACTGGAGCTGGAAAAACAACCTTTATTCGTCAGTTGTTACGCCAGTATCCTTTAGGAAACGGTGAATTTAGAGTAGGGGAAGATCCTATTTTAAATTACCGTGGAAAAGCTATCCAAAATCTGATTGGTTATGTGCCACAAGATCATGTCCTTTTTTCGAAGAGCGTACGAGATAATATTGCTTTCGGGAAAGGATCTGCCACAGATGATGAAGTGATGGAAAGTGTAAGGATTGCGTCGTTTGAAGATGACTTGAAAAAAATGTCGCAAGGATTGGACACCATGATTGGTGAAAAAGGGGTTTCGATTTCTGGCGGTCAAAAGCAACGGATATCCATTGCCCGTGCATTAATAAAGAACCCAGAAATTTTAATATTAGATGATTCTTTATCTGCGGTTGATGCAAATACTGAGCAGAAAATTGTTGAAAATATCAAGCGAGTAAGAACAGGGAAAACGACTATTATTTCTACTCACCGTCTTTCTGCAGTCAAACAAGCAGATGAAATTATCGTAATGGAAGACGGGAAAATCACTGAACGTGGCAGTCATGATGAGTTAATCGGTAGACATGGATGGTATTACACCCAGTATCTTCGCCAAGAGTTAAAGGCAGGTGCTGATGAATGA
- a CDS encoding pyridoxal phosphate-dependent aminotransferase, whose protein sequence is MYHWSILSQQYPASSIRKMAKLARQFDDTIMLTMGEPNFETPDFIKQAGINAIKENRTHYGPNVGEEAFQQAVADKYKVLTKSSFSPNEVMASFGATEGILLVMMSILNAGDEVLIANPHYPNYLGQIMGLGAKVVQVPVYEGNQFKIQAEDIEAAITERTKLLIINSPNNPMGSILTQEEMEEIAAVADKYKVTILSDEVYESIMYDGQKHFSLFQIPGAKENHFVVNSFSKTYAMTGWRVGYVVGNAAAIERMAEFREGVGFCVPPFIQDAAAEALKSDQSIVKEYLKAYDRRRHVIVDGLNKISGFHCLKTEGAFYAFPNIQAFGKSSQDFALELLEETHVAMTPGSAFGSMGEGYLRISFAQSEEVLQEAVERIHQYVSETYPNIK, encoded by the coding sequence ATGTATCATTGGTCGATTCTTTCCCAACAATATCCTGCCTCGAGTATACGCAAGATGGCCAAATTAGCTCGCCAGTTTGACGATACAATTATGTTAACAATGGGTGAGCCGAATTTTGAAACGCCTGATTTTATCAAACAAGCAGGAATAAATGCAATAAAAGAGAATCGGACACATTATGGACCGAATGTGGGAGAAGAGGCATTTCAACAAGCAGTGGCTGATAAGTATAAAGTTTTGACCAAATCTTCTTTTTCCCCTAATGAAGTGATGGCGTCGTTCGGGGCAACAGAAGGGATTCTTTTGGTGATGATGTCCATTTTAAATGCCGGGGATGAGGTTTTGATTGCAAATCCTCACTATCCAAATTATTTGGGGCAAATTATGGGACTTGGTGCAAAAGTTGTTCAGGTACCGGTCTATGAGGGAAATCAATTTAAAATACAAGCAGAAGATATTGAAGCAGCTATTACAGAGCGAACAAAATTACTCATTATTAACTCACCGAATAATCCAATGGGATCGATTTTGACCCAAGAGGAAATGGAAGAAATTGCTGCTGTTGCAGATAAATATAAAGTAACGATTTTGTCTGATGAAGTGTATGAAAGTATTATGTATGATGGACAAAAGCATTTTAGTCTCTTTCAAATTCCTGGGGCAAAAGAAAACCACTTTGTTGTAAACAGCTTTTCAAAAACTTATGCGATGACTGGATGGCGGGTGGGTTACGTTGTAGGGAATGCTGCCGCTATCGAACGTATGGCGGAATTCCGTGAAGGAGTCGGCTTTTGTGTGCCACCCTTTATTCAAGATGCCGCAGCCGAAGCTTTGAAATCAGATCAATCCATCGTCAAAGAGTATTTAAAAGCATACGACCGCCGCCGTCACGTGATTGTAGATGGCTTGAATAAAATTTCCGGTTTTCATTGCTTAAAGACAGAAGGAGCTTTTTACGCCTTCCCAAACATTCAAGCATTTGGCAAATCTTCTCAAGATTTCGCATTAGAACTATTAGAAGAAACCCATGTGGCAATGACACCTGGTTCTGCTTTTGGTTCAATGGGTGAAGGTTATCTGAGAATTTCTTTTGCACAGTCAGAAGAAGTCTTGCAAGAAGCTGTGGAACGAATCCATCAGTATGTGTCAGAAACCTATCCGAATATAAAATAA
- the ybaK gene encoding Cys-tRNA(Pro) deacylase, with amino-acid sequence MAKKKAKTNAIRIVEQKKISYIEHEYPWQEDDLSGKSVAEHLNADPSRIFKTLVAVGNKTGPIVAVIPSNQELDLKKIAKASGNKKVEMLHVKELEELTGYIRGGCSPVGMKKLFPTFFDESALKYETITVSAGRRGLQIELAPKELALLVNGQFTDIV; translated from the coding sequence GTGGCAAAGAAAAAAGCAAAAACGAATGCGATTCGGATTGTGGAGCAGAAGAAAATATCTTACATTGAGCATGAATATCCGTGGCAAGAAGATGACTTGTCGGGCAAAAGCGTAGCAGAGCATTTGAACGCTGATCCGAGTCGGATATTTAAAACGTTGGTAGCGGTCGGAAATAAGACTGGACCAATTGTTGCGGTTATTCCGAGCAATCAGGAATTAGACTTGAAAAAAATCGCCAAAGCTAGTGGAAATAAGAAAGTAGAAATGCTTCATGTGAAAGAGTTAGAAGAACTGACCGGCTATATTCGTGGAGGCTGCTCACCGGTTGGAATGAAAAAGTTGTTCCCTACTTTTTTTGATGAATCAGCATTGAAGTATGAAACAATTACTGTCTCGGCGGGAAGAAGAGGATTACAAATAGAGCTAGCGCCAAAAGAACTTGCTCTGCTAGTTAACGGACAATTTACTGATATTGTATGA
- the pgsA gene encoding CDP-diacylglycerol--glycerol-3-phosphate 3-phosphatidyltransferase, giving the protein MKHIPNILTFIRLLLIPVYFIVFYSGNEHALGQALAVFIIASFTDVLDGYLARKYDVVSKFGTVADPFADKLMQVSVLYSLSDVELLEKWFFWIILVKEICQIVLGIIMVSMKPKMIISANVFGKMTTVLIFVTIVFAVFTLPGSYMIQIVTAILAAITFTQYAYHFIMGLQERKSTH; this is encoded by the coding sequence ATGAAACATATTCCCAATATATTAACCTTTATACGGTTATTATTGATTCCTGTTTATTTTATCGTTTTTTATTCAGGAAATGAACATGCTTTAGGACAGGCGTTGGCTGTTTTTATCATTGCTAGTTTTACAGATGTACTCGATGGTTATTTAGCGAGAAAATACGATGTTGTATCAAAATTTGGAACGGTAGCAGATCCGTTTGCAGATAAATTAATGCAAGTATCGGTCTTATATTCATTATCTGATGTGGAATTATTAGAAAAATGGTTCTTTTGGATTATTTTAGTGAAAGAAATTTGTCAAATTGTACTAGGTATTATTATGGTAAGTATGAAACCAAAGATGATTATTTCAGCAAATGTTTTTGGTAAAATGACGACTGTATTAATTTTTGTAACGATTGTATTTGCTGTATTTACATTGCCGGGATCATATATGATCCAGATCGTAACAGCTATTCTAGCAGCCATTACATTTACTCAATACGCTTATCATTTCATCATGGGACTGCAAGAGCGAAAGTCGACTCATTAA